One Lysinibacillus sp. OF-1 DNA segment encodes these proteins:
- a CDS encoding helix-turn-helix transcriptional regulator, whose amino-acid sequence MEYSQATQRTIAYIEEQLMEEISLERLPNNAGYSKFHLSRIFKQETGITIGEYIRIRRLAMAASYLMYSNVSILTIAFTLQFQSQETFTRAFKEVYALPPGKYRKLMQSLNMLEEENYMETVEQVKGWMLSGANPELYKFHTDDKVFHSGKRSGVLYSTAASANQGQFATMMQGFQATDYKGKRLKMSCYLKTADATKCGAWMRIDNGTGDTIQFDNMDQRSVTGSTEWNHYSIVLDVPEEGDSIYFGVLLIGSGKVWADGFRFEEVDDKVPTTNMLSQEHLPTHPANLDFSMA is encoded by the coding sequence ATGGAGTATAGTCAGGCAACACAAAGAACGATTGCCTATATCGAGGAGCAATTGATGGAAGAAATTTCACTTGAACGTCTTCCTAATAATGCTGGCTACTCGAAGTTCCATCTAAGTCGTATTTTTAAGCAGGAAACGGGGATTACGATTGGTGAATATATTCGTATACGTCGACTAGCCATGGCTGCGAGTTATTTGATGTACTCTAATGTATCGATATTAACCATTGCATTTACACTTCAGTTTCAATCACAAGAAACTTTTACAAGAGCCTTTAAAGAAGTTTATGCATTACCACCAGGGAAGTATCGAAAATTGATGCAATCACTTAATATGTTGGAGGAGGAAAATTACATGGAAACAGTTGAACAGGTTAAAGGTTGGATGTTGAGTGGAGCGAATCCAGAATTATATAAATTTCATACAGATGACAAGGTGTTTCATTCAGGGAAGCGTTCAGGCGTATTGTATTCCACAGCTGCATCAGCAAATCAGGGACAATTTGCTACGATGATGCAGGGCTTTCAGGCTACTGACTATAAAGGAAAGCGCTTGAAAATGTCTTGCTATTTAAAGACGGCAGATGCCACAAAGTGTGGTGCATGGATGCGTATTGACAATGGTACGGGTGATACTATTCAATTTGATAATATGGATCAGCGTTCTGTGACAGGTTCTACTGAATGGAATCATTATTCTATTGTCTTAGACGTACCTGAAGAAGGTGACTCCATTTATTTTGGTGTGTTATTAATTGGTTCTGGGAAAGTATGGGCAGATGGTTTCCGATTTGAAGAGGTAGATGACAAAGTTCCAACAACGAATATGCTTTCACAGGAGCATTTACCAACCCATCCAGCTAATCTAGACTTTAGTATGGCTTAA
- a CDS encoding erythromycin esterase family protein has protein sequence MRIMKRSFRFLTASMLLVALAGCGQGESIKDVSQYTSEIKDINIPDDVKIIGFGEATHGNIEFQTLKKDLFKAMIKNENVHVFVLEGDFGGAQQINQFILNGVGTAEEAIKALDYGIYKTEQMIELVQWMHDYNLTVDEQDKIYFYGNDMQRYDYSKKGLLDYYAQVHADNAKKFTTELEHVSNKTMRDLSNNQLIELDKTIDTIINDLQSNKAIYEKKSSKDAFSFAAQYAQIMKQRTQLFVNDGNYMNLRDEYLAENLQWIVEYEATQGHDKVLMSAHNGHIEKTSASMAGYQSMGQYLNEQYKEHYFAIGTDFVNNTFQAQNGSGERKEYSIEHHNVLVDAFSDIDSNIFYVDFETAKQSKELADILSQKQRMGNIGDDFRPWYKLTQMLYTIKMTPEEAYDGLIVVQEATPTKIID, from the coding sequence ATGAGAATAATGAAACGAAGCTTCCGATTTTTAACTGCATCAATGCTATTAGTAGCTTTAGCTGGATGTGGGCAGGGGGAGTCTATAAAAGATGTCTCGCAGTATACTAGTGAAATAAAAGATATCAATATCCCTGATGATGTAAAAATTATTGGGTTTGGAGAAGCAACACATGGCAATATCGAATTTCAAACATTAAAAAAAGACCTATTTAAAGCGATGATTAAGAATGAAAATGTCCATGTTTTTGTCTTAGAAGGAGATTTTGGTGGAGCCCAGCAGATTAATCAATTTATTTTAAACGGTGTTGGAACGGCGGAGGAAGCTATAAAGGCTCTTGATTATGGCATTTATAAAACAGAACAAATGATTGAACTTGTTCAATGGATGCATGATTATAACTTAACAGTCGATGAACAAGATAAAATTTATTTTTACGGAAATGATATGCAACGCTATGATTATAGCAAAAAGGGATTGCTTGATTATTATGCACAGGTACATGCTGACAATGCTAAGAAATTTACGACTGAGCTAGAGCATGTTTCCAACAAAACGATGAGAGATTTATCGAATAATCAGCTAATAGAGCTTGATAAAACGATTGATACAATCATCAACGATTTACAATCAAACAAGGCGATATATGAGAAAAAATCATCAAAGGATGCCTTCTCCTTTGCTGCTCAATATGCACAAATTATGAAGCAACGTACGCAATTATTTGTAAATGATGGAAACTATATGAATTTACGGGATGAATATTTGGCTGAAAATTTACAATGGATTGTGGAGTACGAAGCAACGCAAGGGCATGATAAAGTGTTAATGTCTGCTCATAACGGTCATATTGAGAAAACCTCTGCTTCGATGGCAGGCTATCAATCAATGGGACAATACTTAAATGAGCAATATAAAGAACACTATTTTGCGATTGGCACAGACTTTGTCAATAATACATTTCAAGCACAAAACGGCTCTGGTGAACGAAAGGAATATTCAATTGAACATCATAATGTGTTAGTGGATGCTTTTAGTGACATCGATAGCAACATCTTTTATGTGGATTTTGAAACTGCCAAACAATCGAAGGAGCTGGCAGATATCCTTTCCCAAAAGCAAAGAATGGGCAATATCGGTGATGATTTCCGTCCGTGGTATAAGCTAACACAAATGCTGTATACCATTAAAATGACACCTGAAGAGGCTTATGATGGTCTCATTGTTGTGCAAGAAGCAACACCAACAAAAATAATTGATTAA
- a CDS encoding ABC transporter permease, translating to MNALLQAEWFKLRKSKMVPIILAGPMIGLFIGLSANLEDNMQGLEINEWYIALFSMNLTYALLFLPLITGVFASLICRYEHQSGGWKQLLALPVTRGKVFVAKYVLIMLLVLAMQLLYLGSIFAVGTLKGYTDPFPMGIVWKSIVGGWVATLPLVALQLWLSIMFKSFAAPFAVNVIFTLPSILAVNSERIGPYYPWAQPFSMMYIGGKTDDVFFVPWEQLLTVVGGGFILFFLGGYYYFQRKAI from the coding sequence ATGAACGCTTTACTGCAAGCTGAATGGTTTAAATTGCGTAAATCAAAAATGGTACCTATTATTTTGGCGGGGCCCATGATTGGGCTTTTCATTGGACTATCAGCAAATTTAGAGGACAATATGCAGGGACTGGAAATAAATGAATGGTATATTGCCTTATTTTCAATGAATTTAACATACGCATTATTATTTTTACCTCTTATTACGGGCGTTTTTGCGAGTCTCATCTGTAGATATGAACATCAGTCTGGCGGATGGAAGCAGCTTTTAGCATTACCGGTAACGAGAGGGAAAGTATTTGTAGCAAAATATGTGTTAATTATGCTGCTTGTTCTAGCGATGCAGCTCTTGTATTTAGGCTCCATCTTTGCTGTAGGTACGCTGAAGGGCTATACAGATCCTTTTCCAATGGGAATCGTATGGAAAAGTATTGTTGGAGGATGGGTAGCAACATTGCCTTTAGTGGCCCTTCAATTATGGTTATCCATAATGTTTAAAAGCTTTGCTGCTCCATTTGCTGTCAATGTCATATTTACGTTGCCATCAATTTTAGCGGTGAACTCTGAACGAATTGGTCCATATTATCCCTGGGCACAGCCTTTTTCAATGATGTACATAGGTGGCAAGACAGACGATGTATTCTTTGTGCCATGGGAGCAATTATTAACAGTAGTAGGTGGTGGGTTCATCCTATTTTTCCTCGGAGGATATTACTATTTCCAACGAAAAGCCATTTAA
- a CDS encoding ABC transporter permease: MMGKLLTADFLKIKRKGLWFLTLLGPLGVVALQMVNYGVRKDYLLQQSEDDWGYYLLNVHSFTPLAIVLGIAILTSFMASIENETNAWKQLIALPVSKLTVYLSKYTVLAILLFLSSTLLMIFTLSYGLFLNLGESIPYMELVKFSYFPALAALPILALQLWIASVSHNQGIPITVGIFGVIFAYSSYVLPDWMIWKWPSLMNHWDEPIINVMLGVGIGILLYIAGMVDFARRDVK; the protein is encoded by the coding sequence ATGATGGGCAAGCTGTTAACTGCTGATTTTTTAAAAATCAAACGCAAAGGATTATGGTTTTTAACGCTCTTAGGTCCCTTAGGTGTTGTCGCTCTACAAATGGTCAATTATGGAGTAAGAAAGGATTACCTCTTACAGCAAAGTGAAGATGATTGGGGCTATTATTTACTAAATGTTCATTCATTTACACCGCTTGCCATTGTGTTGGGCATTGCCATTTTAACGTCCTTCATGGCGAGTATTGAAAACGAGACTAACGCTTGGAAGCAGCTTATCGCATTACCTGTATCCAAATTAACTGTGTATTTATCTAAATATACTGTGTTAGCTATTCTACTATTTTTGTCTTCAACACTACTCATGATTTTTACGCTGAGTTATGGGCTGTTTTTAAATCTAGGTGAATCTATTCCTTATATGGAGTTAGTTAAATTTAGTTACTTCCCTGCGCTTGCAGCATTGCCTATTTTGGCACTTCAATTGTGGATTGCGAGTGTAAGCCATAATCAAGGAATTCCTATTACAGTAGGCATTTTTGGGGTGATATTTGCTTATTCCTCCTATGTTCTACCTGACTGGATGATATGGAAATGGCCATCATTGATGAACCACTGGGATGAGCCGATAATCAATGTCATGCTAGGTGTAGGGATTGGTATTTTACTCTATATTGCTGGCATGGTCGATTTTGCAAGAAGGGACGTGAAATAA